A single genomic interval of Microbulbifer variabilis harbors:
- the gshB gene encoding glutathione synthase, producing the protein MNYSLGVVMDPIAQINFKKDTTLALLQAAQDSGFQLFYFEQSDLYLDNGRAIGKGRPLRVFDDAERWFSLEEAREMPLGELDTILMRIDPPFDNEYIYSTYILEAAEREGALVVNKPQSLRDCNEKIFATTFPQCCPPVLVSKDMQRLREFHKTHRDVIFKPLDGMGGAGIFHCKPDGANLGAILEMLTQHGRQQIMAQRYIPEIKDGDKRILVVDGVAVPYCLARIPEAGETRGNLAAGGRGEARPLTDRDRWIVEQVAPTLKEKGLLFVGLDVIGDYLTEINVTSPTCVREIDAAYDTYIGARLMSAITHRLAQKR; encoded by the coding sequence ATGAATTACTCCCTCGGTGTGGTGATGGACCCCATCGCCCAGATCAATTTTAAGAAAGATACGACACTCGCACTGTTACAGGCCGCACAAGACAGCGGTTTCCAGCTGTTTTATTTTGAGCAAAGCGACCTGTATCTGGACAATGGCCGCGCCATTGGTAAGGGCAGACCACTGAGGGTATTTGACGATGCCGAGCGTTGGTTCAGCCTGGAAGAAGCCAGGGAGATGCCCCTTGGAGAACTCGATACCATTTTAATGCGTATCGACCCCCCCTTCGATAATGAGTACATTTACTCCACTTACATCCTTGAAGCGGCTGAGCGCGAAGGTGCATTAGTCGTTAACAAACCGCAGTCCCTGCGGGACTGTAATGAAAAAATTTTTGCAACGACTTTTCCCCAGTGCTGCCCGCCTGTATTGGTCAGCAAGGATATGCAGCGCCTGAGGGAGTTTCATAAAACCCATCGGGATGTCATTTTCAAACCCCTCGATGGCATGGGTGGCGCAGGTATTTTTCACTGCAAACCGGACGGCGCTAATTTAGGCGCCATTCTGGAGATGCTCACCCAGCACGGCCGCCAGCAAATCATGGCGCAGCGTTATATTCCCGAAATTAAAGATGGCGATAAGCGCATTCTGGTTGTCGATGGTGTAGCCGTACCCTACTGCCTAGCCAGAATTCCCGAGGCGGGTGAAACTCGCGGCAACTTAGCCGCCGGTGGCCGTGGTGAAGCGCGGCCACTGACTGATCGAGATCGATGGATCGTAGAACAAGTCGCCCCCACCCTGAAGGAAAAAGGGCTGTTATTCGTCGGTCTGGATGTTATCGGTGATTACCTCACGGAAATTAATGTCACCAGCCCAACCTGTGTGCGTGAGATTGATGCGGCCTACGATACTTATATCGGTGCGCGACTAATGAGCGCCATCACACACCGTCTGGCACAAAAGCGCTAA